In Cryptomeria japonica chromosome 1, Sugi_1.0, whole genome shotgun sequence, the sequence AAGAGAATCGAAGGTATTGAAGACTCCACGTAACCACCGAATATCAGCAGGGAGTCGATCCTCGTGAACTTCAATCAGGAGAAATTCAGAATACAATGAATCGTGAAGGCTGTTAAGCTGTTGCAGACGACGAGGCAGAGCTTCACGTTCCATAAAACAATTTGCTTGCATGAATAACTTGGTGGCTTCGATACGTAAATCCCCCATGCGGCATTCCAGGCTTTTGCACCACTCGGCAACTTCCTTTTCTTTGCAACCTATATTCTTCTCCTCCTGCATTTGCGCCATTTCTTCACTTCACTGTCTTTATACCAAACGGTTAGGTTAGAAAATTAATAGTGAGAAGATTTTCAATTTGGTATGCGAATTTGTGGAATGGATTGCAGTCATCTAGCAATATGTAGTGAATGAAGCGTCAGGGTTAGTTTCATCTTGCACCCTCTCAAAAGAGACGAACCGTTGATCCAAATGGTATTtgatttattgatgattttctacAGGTGATGTTTACGAAAAGCtcgtaaatttaaaatttaattattatatgtCCCTACCTTTACAGGCACCACACTACTGTTTTCACGTCCACTTTTATATTCATTTGTTTGTATTTCAAATATTAAAGGTGATTTCTAATATTTGTGGGGcagtgattttttatttatttttaaatgtcaAAATTTAAATTTCTGATTGGCTTTTATAATTTTTACCCAGTCCAAATGCAATTTTTGTGACGAAAAAAATCAATCTTATAAAAATCAATGCAAATGTGGGTTTTCTACTGCCATCCACTGTTTGTTTGTTTGTCGTTCACGAGGGATTGTTGGTATGGGTTTTTAGAATTTAAGTTTCAATTTCAATTTATGAAAGTTTACCATACATGTTAATTTGTATTTTGTGTTCATCTTAAATTTTTGTTACTCTTGCAATTTGTAGATCTGGAATATATTTACCTAAATGCCACCTTTGAGTTAGGGCACTCAACATTAGAGGGATGCAGCAAACACCCTCATCTTGGCATTTTACTTCCTATGGCTGGCATTGCTATAGCTATTCTTTTTGCTTTTCTATTGGTCGGGTTTCTTTTGTGGAATGTTGAAGACAACCCAAGAAAAGCATAGAAGAGGATTTGTCGACTTCACTCAAAACATTCATATACAAAGAGCAAATTACAACCCCAAATTTCAAGTACAATCTTGGGAGTGGAGCATTCGGCTCTGTGTTCAATAGAAATCTACAAGACATGCTTGTGGGGGTATTTCATTGGAACCCTACAAAATTTGCAAAGACCTGTTTATAATTTGTCTTTTTTTGGAGTAAAGTTGGATAATAGGCTAGTTTAGCTTTAAAATGTATTATAATTCCCAACCCTGGAAATTTTttgttttgaggggacccgaaaccccgtACATCAtatccaaagatagatcaataaagTATCTAGACATCAAAACAAAATGGGTTGTAAGAGAGAAGGAGAGCATAAACACAGCAGCCAGAGGAAAAGACAGGAAAAAACCAATGAGATACtagaaaaaaagaaacaaaaagtaaCCACCTAGCTACATGAAAATATTGAGACTATCAGTAGCCTCTGTCTCCAACATTAACATGGTCTTTGTAGCTTCCTTAAGGTGAAGAAGATACTGAGGCATAGGAACCTACTGGAAAATTTATGTTATGGATGTGTAAAATGAATGATTTTTACTTTAAAATTGATTGAATTccttaaaaaattggaaaaattattTCGAGAATTTTGTTTCCTTTTTAGGAAGGAatggaaaacatggaaaatttatATCACGAATGTGCCAAATGAAGAATTTATAGTTTAAAATTGATTGAAGGCCTAAAATTTTTGATAGAAGACATGTGAATTTGGTAAAATATTTATCTCAACTTATTGCAAATACAAAAAAATTCTACATAGAATTGACTCCTTCTTAGTGTAGATGCAAAACAAATGATTTTAGCATGACAATTGATTGGAACCTTACTTAAAATTGAGAGTGGGTGGGGTTGAatcaacataaaataaaattttggacttcaatcTGGCATTAACCAATTCATTACATAAAAATTAAGACATCATAGAAcattcatatcaatcacatatgaacaccaaaatttatacatggGAAACCCAAACTGGGAATAACCACGGTGAGCACAAACTCACAAAATCAATCCACTATATGGAAATATTTAACAAAAGAGAGAGGTCATTGCTTTAGACTTGTATATAGAGGCTAACtactcttggggaaagatacaaaagagggcTTGCAAACCTAAAGATAACTACAATAGGGAAAGATACATATTTATAACTTTTGAGAAAAGAACTATCTGAATAAAAGCATCTTGATATGCTGATTACAGTCATTGTTAAAGAACAATCTCTTACCTTACTGAAATATTCAAACCACCAGACCTTCTGGATCACTACATCCACATCCACTATCACTTCTACACTGCAATACCATCTAACACAACAAATTAAATCAAAATCCTTACATCAAGATGCACATACTTACTCCTGAATTCTACATACATATCTCACATATTCATCATCATCCAACTTACATCTCGCTCGTctatactttaaaaaaaatcaaGTATGTATACCAAACCGAAATGAAAACATCTTAACCAAGTTGGCCAAAAGATAGATTGTAATGTGTACACACATTTTGAACTCAAGATATACAACTATATCAAAAATATAAAACATGGTGATGGCTTAATATCAGTTAGTTTGTGTTTGCTAAATTGAATGAGATAGTATGAAAGAAGTGGATATAAATGATGTTGATACTCGTATGTTTCTCTCCTATGCTCTGAACTATAGTTCCTAAATTTTCTAGAACTATTTGTTGACTGGAGTGGATGTTTGGGATGGTAAGTGGCtatttggaattgatgtcaaacttgttggtctaGAAGAGATATTTAACCATTCTCTAGGCCTGAAGATGGTTCTAAAATGGGTAGTTAATGTAAGTTGGTGCAAAAGACATGTGGTTGTATGGAGTATTTGTATAGATGTGTGGATGGATATTTGTGGCAATAGATTATGGTCTGTTGTGATATTTACAGAGCTATGTTGGTTTTTTGTGGAGACCTATTTGACATTTCAGTTATGGCTAATTATTCCAGTAAATAGTTTTTCAAGTAGTTTGGTCTGGTATATGGCAGATATGCATTAGATAGTTATGTGGTTCAAAGCGATGTTTATGGATGTACATTCTCATTATATCTCATTTTCTAAAAGGATACACGatcttaaattatatttaattaagtcTAAGTTTGAATTGATAAATTTGTAGTACAATGGTGTGGAGAAATGTGTTGCATTTCTTAGGTTATGATTGGTGAAGTTTTGCAGATGATTGGTTCAAGTTTCCTAATTTTTATGTTGCTTATCTGGTTGTCCAAAagttttgttgattttttggattgaaTGTTAAGTTTTTTGTACAAGAATAAGTTAATTGTTGTATCTTTTGAGGCTGACTCATGTGTCTTTGGCCCGTGTAGTTGCATGCAGATGCATGAAATTTGTATTGGGAGTATTTGGAAGGTATTCCAACATGGTGTGACCCttcacacatttcatttttctttcgAATTTGTGAGGAAGAGTGTTTTTGAATTGATGGTTATGTATGAAAAAGTTACATCTTATTAGGTTGACCTAATGGAAGGGTCAAACTCATTATGTTGATGGATTCAAATAAGTAGAGAGTGTTATGTGAAGTCATTGTGAAGTGGTGAACATGTTCAAATATACAATGGAGCAGTGATGAAGATAATTTTCTGTGTATTGAATTGTTAATTATTATCTACATCTTGGTAGatgttgtagtgtccctccttgatttatcttttccttttgtgCTTTGATAGACTATTTTTGTCATAGCAAAGGCAGTCTTGTGATGCTTGGATTAGGCTATTGTGGATTTATATGTGATTTAGATGCTTAATCTTTGATATTGGGCATAATATTATGCATTAGACACTattatttcatgtggatgatgacattatggattgttaTATGGTTATTATGAAGATAGGTGctcatttgatgatttatatgtatctctttctatgtgttgtttatattattttatgatggtTTGAGAGTATTTTATGATGAGCTAGCCCTATTTCATGATGTGAGATTTATTATGACATTTCTTGATTATTTGCGAGTGTCTTCTATTATCTtcatgatagggacgatgtcacatcactcattgcgagtgggatgtgccattgtgattctctatcacttgcctgtattatatttatatatatcatgtATATTATATCATGgctttgtggatgtaggatttACAGGTACAAGACATTGACTTCACCTGGCTTCAtaagtctgagcatgtcttatcctAATAACAAGTTGATCAAAGATGACCtaaaatcccattctacactctaggtttaagattaATTACCCT encodes:
- the LOC131039768 gene encoding uncharacterized protein LOC131039768, which produces MAQMQEEKNIGCKEKEVAEWCKSLECRMGDLRIEATKLFMQANCFMEREALPRRLQQLNSLHDSLYSEFLLIEVHEDRLPADIRWLRGVFNTFDSLRKKIVKIVENERKAKEFVEALPIVTISGFHVDDGLFCGVCRDDFILGENVREIPCMIRHIFHSHCIWPWLEDHNTCPICTTPFFKKNEPISVPEDQ